The Streptococcus iniae genome contains the following window.
CTACCATTTTTTTAGGTGTGAAGTCACCATTTTGTGAGTCTTCTGTACGAGCAACCATGGTTGAACCATCATAACTGGCTTTTTTTCCCACTAGAATTGTTGTACAGGAATCTTGTATTTTTGTGTTTCTCATCGCTTCGCTCCTTATTGAATATCTTCAGCTATCTTATTAAGTTTACGCAACCTGTGATTAACACCACTCTTTGAAATTGGAAAATCCAGACTATCAGCAATTTCTTGAATAGAATAATCCGGATGTTTAATTCGAATTTGAGCAATTTGCTGAAGTTCAAAAGGTAAAGTGTCTAATCCAATAGTCTCCATAATCTTAATAATATTATTGATGGTTTTCATGCTAGCATTAATTGTTCTAGCAATGTTAGCTGTCTCAGCATTGTTGGCACGATTAATGTCATTTCTAGCTTCTCTGAGTAATTTAACTTCTTCAAAAGCTTCTTTACATTCCATTGCACCAATGATAATCATAAAATCCATGATGTCTTCTGCTTTTTGAAGATAAGTCACTGCGCCACTTTTATGTTCAATGGTTTTGGCGTCCAGCATAAATTTATGGAGCAATTCTGCCAGGTCTTGAGCATGGTCCAAATAGACTGAATAAATTTCTAACTGATACTTACCCGATTCTGGATCTTTGACTGTTCCAGTTGCTAAAAATGCTCCTTTTAAATAAGCACGACCAGCGTCATCATCACTTAGTATTTCTTTTTCAATACCTGTTTCAATACCAAAGAAGGAATCAGCTAATTTCAAGTCTGACAAAACATTATCAACAGACTCATCAATCAAAACAGAATAGACCCGGTTTTTTTTGAGGTTGGTTTTTTGATGGTAACTGATTTCTGGAACAATGTCGTAATTGCGTTCAATCAATGAATAAATGTATCTAGCAATTTTGGCATTTTCAGTTGTGATAGCTAGGGTTAACCCGCTCTGTTTTAGACTAAGACTTCCAGATAGTTTAATGATAGCAGACAATTCCCTCTTGTCATTACTGGAGGTATTAATCAACTCTTCTTTAACTTTTGTGGTAAAACTCATAGATGCCTTTCCCTAACTAAATTCATTAATTCTTCAACAACCAAATTCCCATCATGGAAAGCGCCACCGTTTTCCAAGCGTAAAAAATTAGAAGAAATGACACGTTTAGCTTCTTTGCTTAGGGCTTCAAATTGGTGTTCTACCTGAATTAAATATTCATCAAACTTATTAGAATCCATGTAAGATTGGGGAACTTTTTCAATATTGACTAATACAGTATCAACAACATCTTTTCCTAAATATTTGTTCAAAACAGATAAGTGGTCTGCATCTGAGAAATGCTCTGTCTCGCCGTACTGGGTCATGATATTACAAATATAAACCACTTCTGCTTTGGTTTGTTGTAGTGCCTCATTAATTTCTGGTATAACCAAATTAGGTAAAATGGAGGTAAATAAAGAGCCTGGACCAAGCACAATCATGTCACTCTCTAAAATTGTATCGACCACTTTTCGACTAGCCTTTGGTTTTTGATCATTATAGGTATTTGACACATAAACATGGTCAATCATCCCAGAATAATCAGCAATTGAACTCTCACCAATCACTTCATGGCCATCTTGAAAAACAGCATGAAGTGTTAAAGCATGCTCACTTGAGGGGTAAATTTTACCTGTAATATGGAAAAACTTGGTTAAAATCTGGATAGCATTATAAGTTGAACCTTGCATTTCAGAAATACCAGCAATAATTAAATTCCCTAAGGGATGACCTGCCAAGGCGCCATCATTTTCATTAAAACGGTATTGAAATACTTTTTCATAAAAACGAGGCATGTCACTCATGGCTAATAAGACATTACGTAAATCACCTGGCGGTGCTAATTGCATGGCATTACGGAGTTCACCAGATGAACCTCCATCATCAGCAACAGTTACAACTGCTGTAATATCAACTTCTTCTGTTCGTAAACTCTTTAAAATAACAGGGATACCAGTGCCTCCCCCTATAACAGTTATTTTGGGTCTTCTCATGATCTATTTACAGTTTCCTTACGTTTATTTTTATCACGATGACTTTCATTGACTGGCCAATTGTTATGTTTAATACTTTCAGCCAAACGGTGAGCAAAGGCAACACTACGGTGCTGACCTCCTGTGCATCCAATTGCAATGGTTAGTAAAGACTTTCCTTCTTTTTGATAAGCAGGAAGAATTGGTAAGAGCAAGTCTTGCAAATGCTTATTAAAGTCTTCTGATTCTTGATGGGTCATAACATAATCATAGACATCCTGATCTAAACCAGTCTTATGACGCAACTCAGGCAAGTAATAGGGATTTGGTAAAAAGCGCACATCAAAAACCAAATCTGCATCTAAAGGAATACCATATTTAAATCCAAAACTCATCACTTCAACACGAAATGACACGGTATTGGACTCGCTAGAGAATTGCTCTGAAATGGTTTGACACAATTGTCTAGGTGTCAAGTCACTAGTATCCACAACATTTTGACTCATATTTTTCAACGGTGCCAAAAGTTCTCTCTCTAATTTTATACCATCCAAGACGCGACCATCTGCAGCTAAGGGGTGACTGCGGCGTGTTTCTTTGTACCTTGAAACCAACTCATTATCTGTAGCGTCTAAAAAAAGAATTCTCAAGTCAATATGCCCATTGCTTTCGATATCATCTAAGATGTGATTAATTTCATTAAAGAAGAGGCGACTACGCATGTCCACAACCAGAGCCACACGCTTGTAATCACTACTGTTTTCAATGATTTCAATAAATTTAGGAGCCAGTGTTGGTGGCATATTATCAATGGTAAAATACCCTAAATCTTCAAAAGATTGAATAGCCACTGTTTTTCCTGCTCCACTCATTCCTGTAAC
Protein-coding sequences here:
- the whiA gene encoding DNA-binding protein WhiA → MSFTTKVKEELINTSSNDKRELSAIIKLSGSLSLKQSGLTLAITTENAKIARYIYSLIERNYDIVPEISYHQKTNLKKNRVYSVLIDESVDNVLSDLKLADSFFGIETGIEKEILSDDDAGRAYLKGAFLATGTVKDPESGKYQLEIYSVYLDHAQDLAELLHKFMLDAKTIEHKSGAVTYLQKAEDIMDFMIIIGAMECKEAFEEVKLLREARNDINRANNAETANIARTINASMKTINNIIKIMETIGLDTLPFELQQIAQIRIKHPDYSIQEIADSLDFPISKSGVNHRLRKLNKIAEDIQ
- the rapZ gene encoding RNase adapter RapZ — encoded protein: MTDNKIELVIVTGMSGAGKTVAIQSFEDLGYFTIDNMPPTLAPKFIEIIENSSDYKRVALVVDMRSRLFFNEINHILDDIESNGHIDLRILFLDATDNELVSRYKETRRSHPLAADGRVLDGIKLERELLAPLKNMSQNVVDTSDLTPRQLCQTISEQFSSESNTVSFRVEVMSFGFKYGIPLDADLVFDVRFLPNPYYLPELRHKTGLDQDVYDYVMTHQESEDFNKHLQDLLLPILPAYQKEGKSLLTIAIGCTGGQHRSVAFAHRLAESIKHNNWPVNESHRDKNKRKETVNRS
- a CDS encoding YvcK family protein, yielding MRRPKITVIGGGTGIPVILKSLRTEEVDITAVVTVADDGGSSGELRNAMQLAPPGDLRNVLLAMSDMPRFYEKVFQYRFNENDGALAGHPLGNLIIAGISEMQGSTYNAIQILTKFFHITGKIYPSSEHALTLHAVFQDGHEVIGESSIADYSGMIDHVYVSNTYNDQKPKASRKVVDTILESDMIVLGPGSLFTSILPNLVIPEINEALQQTKAEVVYICNIMTQYGETEHFSDADHLSVLNKYLGKDVVDTVLVNIEKVPQSYMDSNKFDEYLIQVEHQFEALSKEAKRVISSNFLRLENGGAFHDGNLVVEELMNLVRERHL